A window from Chloroflexota bacterium encodes these proteins:
- the mdh gene encoding malate dehydrogenase has product MRSKVSVIGAGNVGATLAQRIAEKGYADVVVVDIVDGLPQGKGLDMLQTGPITGSDAKVIGTNSYEETANSDIVAITSGVPRKPGMSRDDLVLTNMNIVKSVTEQVAKYSPNCILIMVANPLDAMTQLALHVSKFPRQRVFGQSGILDTARFRTFLAQELNVSVEDIYACVLGGHGDTMVAIPRLTTVGGIPITELLPQETVNKIVERTVKGGGEIVALLKTGSAFYAPAAATAQMVESILLDKKRILPCAVYLDGEYGIKGAVVGVPAKVGKDGIEQIIELKLTAEESTALKKSAEAVKELAKIMNLE; this is encoded by the coding sequence ATGCGTAGTAAAGTTAGCGTCATCGGCGCCGGGAATGTAGGTGCTACTCTAGCCCAGCGTATCGCCGAAAAAGGATACGCTGATGTGGTAGTGGTGGACATCGTAGATGGCTTACCTCAGGGCAAAGGACTGGACATGCTACAAACAGGTCCAATTACCGGCTCAGATGCCAAAGTCATCGGCACTAATTCCTACGAAGAAACTGCCAACTCTGACATCGTAGCCATTACTTCAGGGGTGCCGAGAAAACCAGGAATGAGCCGTGATGACCTGGTACTGACTAATATGAATATCGTGAAATCGGTCACTGAACAGGTGGCGAAATACTCTCCCAACTGCATCCTTATTATGGTGGCCAATCCCTTAGACGCCATGACGCAGTTAGCTCTTCACGTCAGCAAATTTCCTCGGCAACGCGTCTTCGGGCAGTCAGGCATTTTGGATACCGCCAGATTCAGAACCTTTCTGGCTCAGGAACTCAATGTCTCAGTCGAAGACATTTATGCCTGCGTTCTGGGTGGGCACGGAGATACCATGGTGGCTATCCCAAGGCTAACCACCGTGGGCGGCATCCCAATAACCGAGCTTCTGCCGCAGGAAACTGTAAACAAAATCGTTGAGCGGACGGTCAAAGGGGGTGGCGAAATAGTTGCCCTACTGAAGACGGGAAGCGCCTTTTATGCTCCGGCGGCGGCTACCGCTCAAATGGTCGAATCTATACTCCTGGACAAGAAGAGAATCTTACCCTGCGCTGTCTATCTTGATGGCGAGTATGGAATAAAGGGTGCAGTAGTTGGTGTTCCAGCAAAGGTAGGTAAAGATGGCATTGAGCAGATAATCGAGCTCAAGCTAACGGCAGAGGAGAGCACCGCACTCAAGAAATCAGCCGAGGCCGTAAAAGAGCTTGCCAAAATAATGAATTTGGAGTAA
- a CDS encoding fumarate hydratase: protein MRDIDCKQITETISNLFQEACLYLPEDVLTALKQAREKEESPVAKDVLAQMLENTEISTKEKIPLCQDTGAAVVLLEMGQEVHITGGDLYTCINEGVRQGYDKGYLRKSMVNQPFSARVNTKDNTPAIIHTDIVPGDKLKISVIPKGGGSENCSRLTVMPPAKGRQGIIDFVVNLVNESGSNPCPPIIIGLGIGGTTDKTMAMAKKALLRKVGEPNRDPEVAELEKEILQRVNNLGIGPMGYGGRTTALAVHAEVFPAHIASMPVAVNIQCWCARHKEAIL, encoded by the coding sequence ATGCGGGACATCGACTGCAAACAGATAACAGAAACCATATCCAACCTGTTTCAGGAAGCTTGCCTTTATCTCCCTGAAGATGTGCTCACAGCGCTCAAGCAGGCAAGAGAGAAAGAAGAGTCACCCGTGGCTAAAGACGTTTTAGCTCAAATGCTTGAGAATACCGAAATCTCCACCAAGGAGAAAATACCCCTATGTCAGGATACAGGCGCCGCAGTGGTCTTACTGGAAATGGGGCAAGAAGTTCACATAACCGGTGGAGACCTTTATACCTGCATAAATGAAGGTGTTCGCCAGGGATACGACAAAGGCTATCTGCGCAAATCTATGGTGAATCAGCCATTCTCAGCACGGGTGAATACCAAAGATAACACTCCGGCAATCATTCACACCGATATCGTTCCCGGCGATAAACTTAAAATCAGCGTGATACCTAAAGGGGGCGGCTCGGAAAACTGCTCCCGCCTGACAGTTATGCCCCCAGCAAAAGGGCGGCAGGGAATTATAGATTTCGTGGTAAATCTTGTCAATGAGTCCGGTAGCAACCCGTGTCCACCTATCATCATCGGGCTAGGCATAGGCGGAACAACAGATAAAACAATGGCAATGGCCAAGAAAGCACTTCTGCGCAAAGTCGGCGAGCCAAATCGAGACCCAGAGGTTGCTGAGCTGGAGAAGGAAATCCTGCAACGTGTGAATAACCTGGGCATTGGGCCGATGGGCTATGGTGGCAGGACAACCGCCTTAGCCGTTCATGCTGAAGTCTTCCCAGCACATATAGCCAGCATGCCCGTGGCAGTTAATATTCAATGTTGGTGTGCTCGTCATAAGGAGGCAATACTGTGA
- a CDS encoding succinate dehydrogenase/fumarate reductase flavoprotein subunit, whose product MTSQKHDIIVLGSGLAGLRAAIEAARNPDLDVAIVSKVQLMRSHSVCAEGGTAAVMQPDEGDSFELHSWDTVRGADFLCDQDVVKHFVEEAPSEILLLEHWGIPWSRRPDGRIAQRPFGGHSYDRAVFAADKTGFAEMQTLYDTLQKYANIRRYDECYVSSILTKDNSFCGVTAWDLTSGEFFLIQGKALIIATGGACRMFGFTTYSLTATGDGLAMAYRAGLPIKDLEFVQFHPTGLVPSGILITEAARGEGGYLLNNKDERFMEKYAPSKMEVAPRDIVSRSEMTEIEVGRGFQGPDGLDYVHIDLRHLGAAKINERLPMIREVAMKFNFIDPIYKPIPIRPAAHYFMGGIHTDINGATPIEGIWAAGEAACVSLHGANRLGSNSTTECLVWGKKTGDEAAKYVSKQKTPRPAPKEATLKDEEARVFNRFSSDGKESAYALRRELQKTMDSKVGVFRTGSELKAALHKIIEIKQCLPDVKVKDRGRIYNTDLLSALEADNLLDLAEIIVAGALARTESRGAHSRRDFPNRDDVNWLKHTLAHYTPKGPRLDYMPVTITMWQPVERKY is encoded by the coding sequence GTGACGAGCCAAAAACACGATATTATAGTTCTGGGATCGGGACTTGCCGGACTACGTGCTGCCATAGAAGCTGCCCGAAATCCAGACCTCGATGTTGCCATCGTCTCCAAAGTTCAGTTGATGCGTTCTCACTCAGTCTGCGCCGAGGGTGGTACTGCAGCAGTCATGCAGCCGGATGAAGGAGACAGCTTTGAACTCCACTCCTGGGATACAGTCAGAGGTGCGGACTTCCTTTGCGACCAGGACGTGGTGAAGCACTTCGTCGAAGAGGCACCTAGCGAAATATTGCTATTAGAGCACTGGGGCATACCCTGGTCACGGCGTCCGGATGGACGCATCGCTCAACGACCATTCGGCGGCCATAGCTATGACCGCGCAGTCTTCGCTGCCGATAAGACAGGCTTTGCCGAAATGCAGACTCTCTACGACACTTTACAGAAATATGCCAATATACGCAGATACGATGAATGCTACGTTAGCTCCATCCTAACAAAAGACAATTCATTCTGCGGCGTAACTGCCTGGGATCTAACCAGTGGTGAGTTCTTCCTGATTCAAGGCAAGGCTCTAATCATCGCTACCGGTGGTGCTTGCCGCATGTTCGGCTTCACTACTTATTCTCTTACTGCGACAGGCGATGGCCTAGCCATGGCTTATCGGGCCGGATTGCCTATCAAGGATCTGGAGTTCGTCCAGTTTCATCCCACCGGACTGGTGCCCTCCGGCATCCTGATTACAGAGGCGGCACGAGGTGAAGGCGGCTATCTGCTCAATAACAAAGATGAAAGATTTATGGAAAAATACGCTCCGTCTAAGATGGAGGTAGCCCCTCGAGACATTGTCTCCCGCTCTGAGATGACTGAAATCGAGGTGGGAAGAGGATTCCAGGGTCCCGATGGTCTCGATTATGTTCACATCGACCTGCGTCATCTCGGCGCTGCGAAAATCAACGAACGGCTGCCGATGATTCGAGAGGTCGCTATGAAGTTCAACTTCATCGACCCCATCTACAAACCAATACCCATTCGTCCCGCCGCTCACTATTTTATGGGCGGCATCCACACCGACATTAACGGAGCTACACCAATAGAAGGCATCTGGGCAGCCGGCGAGGCCGCCTGTGTATCGCTCCATGGCGCCAATCGCCTCGGCTCCAATTCAACCACAGAATGCCTTGTCTGGGGAAAGAAAACCGGAGATGAAGCCGCTAAGTATGTCTCTAAACAGAAGACTCCGCGTCCAGCACCTAAAGAAGCTACATTAAAGGATGAAGAGGCGCGAGTCTTCAATAGGTTTAGCTCTGACGGCAAAGAAAGCGCCTATGCTCTACGCAGGGAACTGCAGAAAACAATGGATAGTAAGGTAGGTGTATTCCGCACCGGCTCGGAACTAAAAGCAGCCCTGCATAAGATAATAGAGATAAAGCAGTGCCTGCCTGATGTCAAAGTCAAAGACCGCGGACGCATATATAATACTGACCTGCTCAGCGCCTTAGAAGCCGATAACCTGCTTGACCTGGCTGAAATCATCGTCGCCGGAGCTCTAGCCCGCACCGAATCCCGAGGAGCTCACTCTCGACGAGATTTTCCCAATCGTGACGATGTCAACTGGCTCAAACATACCCTGGCTCACTACACACCAAAAGGACCGCGGCTCGATTACATGCCCGTAACCATCACCATGTGGCAGCCGGTAGAAAGGAAATATTAG
- a CDS encoding succinate dehydrogenase iron-sulfur subunit — protein sequence MDKEKNGQITLKVQRYNPEKDGEPHFQEFVVTSSRGMTVLDGLIYIKENLDSTLAFRTSCRMAICGSCGMLINNYPHLACHTQIEEFHSSRLTIKPLPNLPIIKDLVVDLTPFFEIHKSIKPYILRRDGKEMENPTAEFAQSPQALDAFLQFTYCIKCGICISACPTSASDKLFTGPQALAQCYRYCADNRDEGEPERFPVVDTDHGVWHCHLAGACSEACPKGLDPALAIQLLKRLMVSRAVGIGRKEQPASIMPPPTQTKSKVPFPDFTVKGSK from the coding sequence ATGGATAAAGAAAAAAACGGACAGATAACGCTCAAAGTCCAGAGATATAATCCTGAAAAAGATGGTGAGCCTCATTTCCAGGAATTCGTAGTCACGTCCAGCCGAGGCATGACGGTACTCGATGGCCTTATATACATAAAGGAGAATCTTGATAGCACCCTGGCTTTTCGTACCTCATGCCGCATGGCAATATGCGGCTCCTGTGGCATGCTTATCAACAACTACCCACATCTTGCCTGCCATACACAAATAGAAGAGTTTCACTCAAGCAGGTTAACCATCAAACCACTACCCAACCTGCCAATCATCAAAGACCTGGTGGTTGACCTCACTCCATTCTTCGAAATTCACAAATCAATAAAGCCCTACATCTTACGCCGTGATGGCAAGGAAATGGAAAACCCAACTGCTGAATTTGCCCAGTCGCCCCAAGCATTAGATGCTTTCTTACAATTTACCTACTGCATAAAGTGCGGCATTTGTATATCTGCTTGCCCCACGTCAGCCAGTGACAAGCTTTTCACTGGCCCACAGGCTCTGGCTCAGTGCTATCGTTACTGCGCCGACAACCGCGATGAAGGCGAGCCGGAGAGATTCCCTGTGGTAGACACCGACCACGGCGTATGGCACTGTCATCTCGCCGGTGCTTGCTCCGAAGCCTGCCCCAAAGGATTAGACCCAGCTTTAGCCATTCAACTACTCAAAAGACTAATGGTATCCCGGGCTGTAGGAATCGGCAGAAAGGAGCAGCCTGCTTCGATAATGCCACCACCAACCCAGACCAAATCCAAAGTTCCCTTCCCTGACTTCACTGTGAAAGGAAGTAAATAA
- a CDS encoding Fe-S-containing hydro-lyase — protein MKTLNIKSPLDEETIKRLKAGDQVFITGVIYTARDAAHKRLVEALDRGEKLPFDLTNHTVYYMGPSPARPGQVIGSAGPTTSGRMDSYAPRLMAAGLKGMIGKGNRTQAVKDAMKQYKAVYFAAIGGAGALISKSIKKAEVIAYEDLGAEAIRRLEIENFPATVINDIYGGDLYEQGKAKYQIKT, from the coding sequence ATGAAAACTCTAAATATCAAGTCCCCGCTCGACGAGGAGACCATAAAAAGGCTAAAAGCCGGCGACCAAGTTTTCATTACCGGCGTGATTTACACGGCTCGAGATGCTGCTCACAAACGCCTGGTTGAAGCCCTAGACAGAGGTGAAAAACTACCTTTTGACCTCACAAATCATACTGTCTACTACATGGGCCCATCTCCGGCCAGGCCCGGGCAAGTCATCGGCTCAGCCGGACCGACAACCAGCGGAAGAATGGATAGCTACGCCCCCCGCCTCATGGCTGCCGGCCTTAAAGGAATGATTGGCAAAGGCAACCGAACACAAGCAGTAAAAGATGCTATGAAACAATACAAAGCCGTGTATTTTGCCGCCATAGGTGGTGCAGGAGCCCTTATATCAAAGAGCATCAAGAAAGCAGAGGTTATAGCTTACGAAGACTTAGGTGCAGAGGCAATACGCCGCCTGGAGATAGAAAACTTCCCCGCCACCGTCATTAACGACATCTATGGCGGTGATTTGTACGAACAGGGCAAGGCTAAGTATCAAATCAAGACATAA
- a CDS encoding NUDIX hydrolase: MEKTLSSQRVYDGRAVKLRVDTVRKPSGKITTREVVEHSDCVAVVALDSKDRAILVRQYRSAVGKTLLEIPAGGIDQGEQPINCVRRELQEEIGYLPNKIDKLGGFYAAPGYCTEYLHLYLATYLIPSRLEAEDTEDIEVVRVPLSQIPDLIASGEICDAKSVAGLLRVISLGLKGS; encoded by the coding sequence ATGGAGAAGACTTTGTCTAGCCAGCGGGTTTATGATGGCCGGGCGGTGAAACTGAGGGTTGACACGGTTCGGAAGCCCAGCGGCAAGATTACCACCAGGGAAGTCGTTGAGCATAGCGATTGTGTGGCGGTGGTAGCTCTGGATTCTAAAGACAGGGCTATCTTGGTGCGCCAGTATCGCAGCGCTGTGGGCAAAACGCTTCTGGAGATTCCAGCAGGTGGCATTGACCAGGGTGAACAACCCATCAACTGTGTCCGCCGTGAGTTGCAAGAAGAGATAGGTTATTTGCCCAACAAGATAGACAAACTCGGCGGTTTCTATGCAGCTCCTGGCTATTGTACTGAATATTTGCACCTGTATCTGGCTACATATCTTATACCCAGTCGTCTTGAGGCTGAGGACACAGAAGACATAGAGGTGGTTCGAGTACCTTTATCACAGATACCTGACCTTATTGCTTCCGGGGAAATCTGTGATGCTAAGAGTGTAGCTGGGTTGCTAAGGGTTATCTCACTTGGACTGAAGGGCAGTTAA